One region of Vitis vinifera cultivar Pinot Noir 40024 chromosome 1, ASM3070453v1 genomic DNA includes:
- the LOC132253753 gene encoding predicted GPI-anchored protein 58 has translation MTACKIDQPEQPQPAARRASPRHRLEDITVATPAIPIAPPTTPAASQPSTSAELRMAIPISEYRELCHALETLTASQSNLAQEMASIRACQEQMLAIQAQQAAILRQLQVHFDLPQAVKPSTSTPPEPQSQPVESHPQEAPADAPTEEAADPSA, from the coding sequence aTGACGGCCTGCAAAATTGATCAACCTGAGCAGCCTCAgccagctgcaaggagagcTTCCCCAAGGCACAGACTAGAGGATATCACAGTTGCCACTCCTGCCATTCCTATAGCTCCACCAACTACCCCAGCtgcatctcagccatccacatcagcagagctgaggatggccattcctataTCCGAATATCGAGAGTTGTGCCATGCActggagactcttacagcttctcagagcaatcttgctcaagagatggcaTCCATCAGAGCCTGtcaagagcagatgttggccatACAGGCccaacaagctgccatcttaaggcagctccaagtccatttcgatTTGCCACAAGCTGTAAAGCCCTCCACATCTACTCCACCAGAGCCACAATCTCAGCCTGTAGAGTCCCATCCTCAAGAAGCCCCAGCTGATGCACCTACAGAAGAAGCAGCAGATCCATCTGCCTAG
- the LOC109123424 gene encoding vegetative cell wall protein gp1-like — protein sequence MARTRGAKSSSPSNRKKGLRKEPLPESAPEPLPSRPNPPPVKPAPPKPPARRYLTRSRGRPLQKKPRVESSEPIDLTEQSPEQSPAQSPEQSPVQSPVSSPNPSPVATPVPSPIQSPVPSPAPKEKSKKRKAPLPKP from the coding sequence atggcgcgaacaCGAGGAGCTAAGTCGTCATCTCCTTCGAACCGCAAAAAGGGACTGCGAAAGGAGCCACTTCCAGAATCTGCTCCAGAACCTTTGCCGTCGAGACCAAATCCACCTCCGGTGAAGCCCgcgccaccaaagccgccggcaagACGATATTTGACCAGGTCAAGAGGTCGGCCATTGCAGAAGAAGCCGAGGGTTgagagctcagaacccatcgatttgactgagcaatcccctGAGCAATCCCCTGCGCAATCACCAGAGCAGTCGCCGGTTCAATCTCCGGTGTCTTCACCAAATCCTTCTCCAGTTGCAACTCCAGTCCCCTCGCCAATTCAGtcgccggtaccatctccggcaccAAAAGAAAAATCGAAGAAGCGAAAGGCACCACTTCCAAAGCCTTAA